One region of Drosophila teissieri strain GT53w chromosome 2L, Prin_Dtei_1.1, whole genome shotgun sequence genomic DNA includes:
- the LOC122626494 gene encoding protein disulfide-isomerase 5-1: MSTFWCILLLFSLLIWSAQSDKFSSERPGNVTAITNWSIKARSVDQCTPGKVLVLTVHNFFETTEDGTFFVKFYEPNCMGCHDFETIWTDMAKSFKSRGNLCFAELNCKLAKTICNDYQLRYEPNLIWLENGEEVRQYDGDLTSPGIKIFIREMIRLNETNRSAAERPHFHTKPIILFGWFLYARRVTSYFT; encoded by the coding sequence atgtcTACATTTTGGTGTATTCTTTTGCTATTTTCACTATTGATCTGGAGCGCTCAATCAGATAAATTTTCATCTGAACGGCCTGGCAATGTAACCGCAATTACAAATTGGAGCATAAAGGCGAGATCCGTGGATCAGTGCACTCCTGGCAAGGTCCTGGTGCTGACAGTGCACAATTTCTTCGAAACCACGGAGGATGGGACGTTCTTCGTGAAGTTCTATGAGCCGAACTGCATGGGCTGCCACGACTTCGAAACTATCTGGActgacatggccaaatcgttCAAGTCCAGAGGCAACCTTTGCTTTGCCGAGCTCAACtgcaaattggccaaaaccaTATGCAACGACTATCAACTGCGATATGAACCCAACCTAATATGGCTCGAAAATGGAGAGGAAGTTCGGCAGTACGACGGAGACCTGACTTCCCCGGgcattaaaatattcattaggGAAATGATTAGGCTGAATGAAACCAACAGATCCGCGGCCGAAAGGCCACATTTTCACACCAAGCCAATTATCCTTTTTGGATGGTTCCTCTATGCCAGGCGTGTGACTTCGTATTTCACATAA
- the LOC122626775 gene encoding uncharacterized protein LOC122626775 produces MAELLFPQLERPLPTLPSLHYTLFAYREELRRRDAPFMKMSTIKLHLTDNLILQTIKNIRQYDTIEIMNLNQEINFKRRLTKQMRKVRKLEKLSLQIDPRKLNENGQWH; encoded by the coding sequence ATGGCCGAGCTACTTTTTCCACAACTGGAGCGTCCTTTGCCCACGCTGCCATCGCTGCACTACACGCTGTTCGCCTACAGGGAGGAGTTGCGACGCCGCGATGCCCCGTTCATGAAGATGTCCACCATCAAGCTGCACCTCACGGACAACCTCATCCTGCAGACGATCAAGAACATCCGGCAGTACGACACCATCGAGATTATGAATCTCAACCAGGAGATCAACTTCAAGCGGCGCCTCACCAAGCAAATGCGGAAGGTGCGCAAGCTGGAGAAGCTCAGCTTGCAGATCGATCCGCGGAAACTCAACGAGAATGGCCAATGGCACTGA
- the LOC122611792 gene encoding odorant receptor 22a, whose protein sequence is MLSKLFPHISERPLSERVKSRDAFIYLDRVMWSFGWTEPENKRWDLLYKLWFVFVSIVMLVLLPISISIEYLQRFKTFSPGEFLSSFEIGVNMYGSSFKCAFTMMGFRKRQEAKMLLDQLDKRCIRNEERATVHRYVAMSNFFDILYHIFYSSFVVMNFPYFLLERRHAWRMYFPFIDSEKQFYISSIAECFLMTEAIYMDLCTDVCPLISMLMARCHINLLKKRLRNLRSEPGKSEEEYLEELTKCIRDHRLILDYVDALRPVFSGTIFVQFLLIGTVLGLSMINLMFFSTFWTGVATCLFMFDVSMETFPFCYLCNMIIDDCQEMADCLFQSDWTSADRRYKSTLVYFLHNLQQPITLTAGGVFPICMQTNLAMVKLAFSVVTIIKQFNLAERFQ, encoded by the exons ATGTTGAGCAAGTTGTTTCCCCACATCAGTGAAAGGCCTTTGAGCGAGCGGGTCAAGTCCCGAGATGCCTTCATCTACTTGGATAGGGTGATGTGGTCCTTTGGCTGGACAGAGCCAGAGAACAAAAG GTGGGATCTACTTTACAAGCTGTGGTTTGTGTTCGTGAGCATCGTAATGCTCGTCCTTCTGCCGATCTCAATAAGCATCGAGTACCTTCAGCGGTTCAAGACCTTTTCGCCGGGTGAGTTCCTTAGCTCCTTCGAGATTGGAGTCAACATGTACGGCAGCAGCTTCAAGTGCGCCTTTACCATGATGGGATTTAGGAAGAGGCAGGAGGCTAAGATGTTGCTGGATCAGCTGGACAAGAGATGCATTCGCAACGAGGAGAGGGCCACGGTTCATCGCTATGTTGCCATGTCCAACTTTTTCGATATTTTGTATCACATTTTCTACTCCAGCTTCGTGGTGATGAACTTTCCGTACTTTCTGCTGGAGCGACGACATGCCTGGCGCATGTACTTTCCCTTCATCGACTCCGAAAAGCAATTTTACATCTCCAGCATCGCCGAATGCTTCCTGATGACGGAGGCCATCTACATGGATCTCTGCACGGATGTGTGTCCCCTGATCTCCATGCTCATGGCTCGATGCCACATCAACCTCCTGAAAAAGCGACTGCGAAATCTCAGATCGGAGCCAGGAAAGTCCGAAGAAGAGTACTTGGAGGAGCTCACCAAGTGCATTCGGGATCATCGCTTGATTTTGGA cTATGTTGACGCTCTGCGCCCTGTGTTTTCGGGAACCATTTTCGTGCAGTTCCTCTTGATCGGCACTGTCCTGGGTCTCTCAATGATAAACCTCATGTTCTTCTCGACGTTTTGGACTGGTGTCGCCACTTGCCTCTTTATGTTCGACGTGTCCATGGAGACTTTTCCCTTTTGCTATTTGTGCAACATGATCATCGACGACTGCCAGGAGATGGCCGATTGCCTCTTTCAATCGGACTGGACTTCTGCCGACCGTCGATACAAATCCACCTTGGTATACTTTCTTCACAATCTTCAGCAACCCATTACTCTGACGGCTGGTGgagtttttcccatttgcatGCAAACAAACTTAGCT aTGGTGAAGCTGGCATTTTCTGTGGTTaccataataaaacaatttaacttGGCCGAAAGGTTTCAATAG
- the LOC122611793 gene encoding uncharacterized protein LOC122611793: MLEFTFSQFENKSENREKQTKSHLPASGEHLANNAGVGNKNDFEIGLILNFPRGAGGRRKNPIQSGHLPSQSDEWKAKSLKLDYGILLTFPPEIALCVRQAASSKDLGAKRIHIYIYTYNYIYIGEVQTW; encoded by the exons ATGCTAGAGTTTACCTTTTCGCagtttgaaaacaaaagcgaaaatcGTGAAAAGCAGACCAAATCCCATTTGCCCGCATCTGGTGAGCATTTGGCAAATAATGCC GGCGTCGGCAACAAAAACGATTTCGAAATTgggttaattttaaattttccacgCGGGGCGGGGGGCAGGAGGAaaaatccaatccaatccggCCACTTGCCCTCGCAAAGCGACGAATGGAAGGCCAAATCATTAAAATTAGATTACGGAATCCTTCTCACATTTCCGCCGGAAATTGCACTTTGCGTGCGGCAAGCGGCAAGCAGCAAGGACTTGGGAGCAAAAAGGATCCACATCTACATCTACACATACAACTACATTTACATCGGCGAAGTGCAGACCTGGTGA